A genomic region of Geothrix edaphica contains the following coding sequences:
- the uraA gene encoding uracil permease encodes MQRRTIDVDERLPLLQTVPLSLQHLFAMFGATVLVPFLFKVNPATCLLMNGVGTLIYLVVARGRIPAYLGSSFAFLSPVFAVLAAGLSYSAAQGGFIVFGLIFMLLSQVVRVAGTRWIDIIFPPAAMGAIVAIIGLELAPVATNMAGLTAGPAVLGMPLRLALVVSLSTLAVTILASILLRGFLAVIPVLLGVIAGYVIALGLGVVDFQSVRLAPWFQVPTLYAPTYNLQAILIILPAALVVLAEHVGHLVVTGNIVGKDLMKDPGLHRSLLGDGISNVLSGLVGATPNTTYGENIGVMAITKVYSVWVIGGTAIIAILVSFSGKLAALIRSIPVPVMGGVCILLFGVIAAAGIRMLIEKKVDYTQSRNLILTSVVLISGISGAAVKLGTVELKGMALGTVVAIALSLLFWALDHLGLSNDTETQS; translated from the coding sequence ATGCAGCGCCGCACCATCGACGTCGACGAACGCCTGCCCCTGCTGCAGACGGTGCCCCTGAGCCTCCAGCACCTGTTCGCCATGTTCGGCGCAACAGTGCTGGTGCCCTTCCTCTTCAAGGTGAACCCGGCCACCTGCCTGCTGATGAACGGCGTGGGCACGCTGATCTACCTGGTCGTGGCCAGGGGCCGCATCCCCGCCTACCTGGGCTCGAGCTTCGCGTTCCTCTCGCCGGTCTTCGCCGTGCTGGCGGCAGGCCTCAGCTACTCCGCCGCCCAGGGCGGCTTCATCGTCTTCGGCCTCATCTTCATGCTGCTCTCCCAGGTGGTGCGCGTGGCGGGCACCCGGTGGATCGACATCATCTTCCCCCCGGCCGCCATGGGCGCCATCGTGGCCATCATCGGCCTGGAGCTGGCTCCCGTGGCCACCAACATGGCGGGCCTCACGGCCGGCCCCGCCGTGCTGGGCATGCCGCTGCGCCTGGCCCTGGTGGTGTCGCTGTCCACCCTGGCGGTGACCATCCTGGCCTCCATCCTCCTGCGCGGGTTCCTGGCGGTGATCCCCGTGTTGCTGGGCGTCATCGCGGGCTACGTGATCGCCCTCGGCCTCGGCGTGGTGGACTTCCAGTCGGTGCGCCTGGCGCCCTGGTTCCAGGTGCCCACCCTCTACGCGCCCACCTACAACCTGCAGGCCATCCTCATCATCCTGCCCGCGGCGCTGGTGGTGCTGGCGGAGCATGTGGGCCACCTGGTGGTGACCGGGAACATCGTGGGCAAGGACCTGATGAAGGATCCCGGCCTGCACCGCTCCCTGCTGGGCGACGGCATCTCCAACGTGCTGTCGGGCCTGGTCGGGGCCACGCCCAACACCACCTACGGCGAGAACATCGGCGTCATGGCCATCACCAAGGTCTACAGCGTGTGGGTCATCGGCGGAACTGCCATCATCGCCATCCTGGTGTCCTTCTCCGGCAAGCTGGCGGCCCTCATCCGCAGCATCCCCGTGCCCGTCATGGGGGGCGTCTGCATCCTGCTCTTCGGCGTCATCGCCGCCGCGGGCATCCGCATGCTCATCGAAAAGAAGGTGGACTACACCCAGTCCCGCAATCTGATCCTCACCTCGGTGGTGCTCATCAGCGGCATCAGCGGCGCGGCCGTGAAGCTGGGCACCGTGGAGCTCAAGGGCATGGCCCTGGGCACCGTGGTGGCCATCGCCCTCAGCCTGCTCTTCTGGGCCCTCGACCACCTGGGCCTCAGCAACGACACCGAAACCCAGTCCTGA
- a CDS encoding NCS2 family permease, giving the protein MERFFGLKAKGTTVATEVLAGTTTFISMAYVISLIPNAFLKVAGIAPNVGFTAFVVCAILSTLIGAFYANLPIAFASGIGLSAFFAFTVCAPANQGGMGYTIQVALTALLLEGLVFIALSAMKVREAFMDAIPFSLKKGISVGIGLFIAIIGFVDSGVTQVGLKFEPDTIFPVLKNDPAALFGLHDVNNLFIAKFFDHGHLTPAFWSVVGLFLIAVLVAKRVKGAILLGILAITLAGLLPVSLGGGFTHLPKGTIFQLPSWPRMFQYDWSWTKSLGGMINIFIILFTLLFVDMFDTIGTLMGIGAQGKLLDKDGKFPGASKAFMADAVGTTFASMFGTTAITAYIESASGVAEGGKTGLTALVVAGWLALALFLSPLFLMVPLQATAPALMMIGFFMLSEIKEIKFDDVTDAIPAYLAVIVMPFTFSIVNGIALGMIAYTVLKAATGRFKEINPIILVLSVIFLLKLLFLSA; this is encoded by the coding sequence ATGGAACGGTTTTTCGGCCTGAAGGCCAAGGGCACGACGGTGGCCACGGAGGTGCTCGCGGGCACCACCACCTTCATCTCGATGGCGTACGTAATCTCGCTGATCCCGAACGCCTTCCTCAAGGTGGCGGGCATTGCGCCCAATGTGGGCTTCACGGCCTTCGTGGTCTGCGCCATCCTTTCGACCCTCATCGGCGCCTTCTACGCGAACCTGCCCATCGCCTTCGCCTCGGGCATCGGCCTCTCGGCCTTCTTCGCATTTACTGTTTGCGCCCCGGCCAACCAGGGCGGCATGGGCTACACCATCCAGGTGGCCCTCACGGCCCTGCTGCTGGAAGGCCTCGTCTTCATCGCCCTCAGCGCCATGAAGGTGCGCGAAGCCTTCATGGACGCCATTCCCTTCTCACTGAAGAAGGGCATCTCCGTGGGCATCGGCCTCTTCATCGCCATCATCGGCTTCGTGGATTCCGGTGTGACCCAGGTGGGCCTGAAGTTCGAGCCCGACACCATCTTCCCCGTGCTCAAGAACGATCCCGCGGCCCTCTTCGGCCTGCATGACGTGAACAACCTCTTCATCGCGAAGTTCTTCGACCACGGCCACCTCACGCCCGCCTTCTGGTCCGTGGTGGGGCTCTTCCTCATCGCCGTGCTCGTGGCCAAGCGCGTGAAGGGCGCCATCCTCCTGGGCATCCTGGCCATCACCCTGGCGGGCCTGCTGCCCGTGAGCCTGGGCGGCGGCTTCACCCACCTGCCCAAGGGCACGATCTTCCAGCTGCCCAGCTGGCCCAGGATGTTCCAGTACGACTGGAGCTGGACGAAGTCCCTGGGCGGCATGATCAACATCTTCATCATCCTGTTCACCCTGCTCTTCGTGGACATGTTCGACACCATCGGCACGCTCATGGGCATCGGCGCCCAGGGCAAGCTGCTGGACAAGGACGGCAAGTTCCCCGGCGCGTCGAAAGCCTTCATGGCCGATGCGGTGGGCACCACCTTCGCTTCCATGTTCGGCACCACGGCCATCACCGCCTACATCGAAAGCGCCTCGGGCGTGGCCGAGGGCGGCAAGACGGGCCTCACGGCTCTCGTCGTGGCGGGCTGGCTGGCCCTGGCGCTGTTCCTGTCGCCCCTCTTCCTCATGGTGCCGCTCCAGGCCACGGCCCCGGCGCTCATGATGATCGGCTTCTTCATGCTGTCGGAGATCAAGGAGATCAAGTTCGACGACGTCACCGACGCCATCCCCGCCTACCTGGCCGTCATCGTCATGCCCTTCACCTTCTCCATCGTGAACGGCATCGCCCTCGGCATGATCGCCTACACCGTGCTGAAGGCCGCCACCGGGCGCTTCAAGGAGATCAACCCGATCATCCTCGTGCTCTCGGTGATCTTCCTCCTCAAGCTCCTCTTCCTGTCCGCCTAG
- a CDS encoding DUF4337 domain-containing protein yields MPETLDPIQDAVQDHAADSRFNGFIALFVAVVATFMALCNVKDGNVVQAMQQSQAKAVDQWAYYQSKSTKQHIAENAVEMLRVQLDMSPGLKPDLRAKVEARIAAQEAAGKKYEKEKEQIRAQAEQAAKDYDAMNVHDDQFDLAEACLSVAVALAGVTALTRKRWLFAVAGVFASIGFIFGLAGFLHWNLHSDLMAKLLG; encoded by the coding sequence ATGCCGGAGACCCTCGACCCCATCCAGGATGCGGTGCAGGACCACGCGGCAGATAGCCGCTTCAACGGGTTCATCGCCCTCTTCGTGGCGGTGGTGGCCACCTTCATGGCCCTGTGCAACGTGAAGGACGGCAACGTCGTCCAGGCGATGCAGCAGTCCCAGGCCAAGGCGGTGGACCAATGGGCCTACTACCAGAGCAAGAGCACCAAGCAGCACATCGCCGAGAACGCGGTGGAGATGCTGAGGGTCCAGCTCGACATGAGTCCGGGGTTGAAGCCGGACCTGCGCGCGAAGGTGGAGGCCCGGATCGCCGCCCAGGAGGCGGCCGGGAAGAAGTACGAAAAAGAGAAGGAGCAGATCCGGGCGCAGGCGGAGCAGGCTGCCAAGGACTACGACGCGATGAACGTCCATGACGACCAGTTCGACCTCGCCGAGGCCTGCCTGAGCGTGGCCGTGGCACTGGCGGGCGTCACGGCCCTCACCCGCAAGCGGTGGCTCTTCGCCGTGGCCGGAGTCTTTGCCAGCATCGGTTTCATCTTCGGGTTGGCTGGGTTCCTCCACTGGAACCTGCACTCCGACCTGATGGCCAAGCTCCTGGGGTGA
- a CDS encoding bacteriohemerythrin → MRWRRQLETGLATIDQQHRELFDALARLASDFESDAPKHQLDEGLAALARHLIKHCQTEETLMKEAGFADRIVHANQHQDLVLRVRDLHYRRAKGQDLGLEAVALVAEWLDQHICESDLAMAGCLKTLHTA, encoded by the coding sequence GTGCGCTGGCGCCGCCAGCTCGAAACCGGGCTGGCGACCATCGACCAGCAGCACCGGGAGCTCTTCGATGCGCTGGCCCGGCTGGCCAGCGACTTCGAATCCGACGCACCGAAGCACCAGCTGGACGAGGGGTTGGCCGCCCTGGCGCGGCACCTCATCAAGCACTGCCAGACCGAAGAGACCCTCATGAAGGAAGCAGGGTTCGCCGATCGCATCGTCCACGCGAACCAGCACCAGGACCTGGTCCTCCGGGTGCGCGACCTCCACTACCGGCGGGCGAAGGGGCAGGACCTGGGCCTGGAGGCGGTCGCCCTGGTCGCCGAGTGGCTGGACCAGCACATCTGCGAGTCGGACCTGGCCATGGCGGGCTGCCTGAAGACCCTTCATACGGCCTGA
- a CDS encoding pyridoxamine 5'-phosphate oxidase family protein, with translation MIPVRALRDCLDGVIPGVVSTCAPDGTPNVAYMSQGQYLDDRHLALSYQFFNRTHQNLLANPRVTLGLIHPQTAQQYRVHLTYQRTESEGPIFESMKAKLAGIASHTGMSGVFRLLGSDIYRIERAEVVPGSTLPAPLPAVDPLLALRTCMERLPLSPDAESLLDAMLDGLQAHFAIEQALVMMLDPGRDRLYTVASRGYPTSGVGSELQVGDGVIGVAARERVPIRISHVTSEYAYGLAMREGAERQGLGDRLETEIPFPGLAAPGSQLAVPIPGAREPLGVLFVESPTEMRFTHADEDALVALATQVGGLFRLFLAELELADEAQSGVPRDPPPAGPPLRVRHYAANDSIFLGDDYLIKGVAGNILWTLLQDYQALGRTQFSNRELRADPRVRLPDQSDNLEARLVLLHRRLAERQACVQLEKTGRGRFRLLVGRPLELEDMDLGT, from the coding sequence ATGATCCCCGTCCGCGCCCTCCGCGACTGCCTGGATGGCGTCATTCCTGGCGTCGTCTCCACCTGCGCCCCGGACGGCACGCCCAACGTGGCCTACATGTCCCAGGGGCAGTACCTGGACGACCGCCACTTGGCCCTCTCCTACCAGTTCTTCAACCGCACCCACCAGAACCTGCTCGCGAATCCGCGGGTCACCCTGGGCCTCATCCACCCCCAGACCGCCCAGCAGTACCGGGTCCACCTGACCTACCAGCGCACGGAGAGCGAAGGGCCGATCTTCGAATCCATGAAGGCCAAGCTGGCGGGGATCGCGTCCCACACCGGGATGAGCGGCGTGTTCCGCCTGCTGGGCTCTGACATCTACCGCATCGAGCGGGCGGAGGTGGTGCCGGGCAGCACGCTGCCGGCCCCGCTCCCCGCCGTGGATCCCCTCCTGGCCCTGCGCACCTGCATGGAGCGGCTGCCCCTGAGCCCCGATGCCGAGTCCCTCCTGGATGCGATGCTGGACGGCCTGCAGGCCCACTTCGCCATCGAGCAGGCCCTGGTGATGATGCTGGATCCCGGCCGGGACCGGCTCTACACCGTGGCCAGCCGGGGCTACCCGACCTCGGGCGTGGGCTCGGAGCTCCAGGTGGGCGACGGCGTCATCGGCGTGGCGGCCCGGGAGCGGGTGCCCATCCGCATCTCACATGTCACCTCCGAGTATGCCTACGGCCTCGCCATGCGGGAGGGAGCCGAGCGGCAGGGCCTCGGCGACCGGCTGGAGACGGAGATCCCCTTCCCGGGCTTGGCGGCCCCAGGCAGCCAGCTGGCGGTGCCCATCCCCGGAGCCCGCGAGCCGCTGGGCGTGCTGTTCGTGGAGAGCCCCACGGAGATGCGGTTCACCCACGCGGACGAGGATGCGCTGGTGGCCCTGGCCACCCAGGTGGGGGGCCTCTTCCGTCTCTTCCTGGCGGAGCTCGAACTGGCCGACGAGGCTCAGTCCGGGGTCCCCCGCGACCCTCCGCCCGCCGGCCCCCCCCTGCGGGTGCGGCACTACGCCGCCAACGACAGCATCTTCCTGGGGGACGACTACCTCATCAAGGGCGTGGCTGGGAACATCCTCTGGACGCTCCTGCAGGACTACCAGGCCCTGGGCCGCACCCAGTTCAGCAACCGCGAGCTGCGGGCCGATCCGCGGGTGCGCCTGCCGGACCAGAGCGACAACCTGGAGGCCCGTCTCGTGCTGCTCCATCGCCGCCTGGCGGAGCGTCAGGCCTGTGTGCAGCTGGAGAAGACGGGCCGGGGCCGCTTCCGGCTGCTGGTGGGCCGGCCCCTGGAGCTGGAGGATATGGATCTCGGCACCTGA
- a CDS encoding c-type cytochrome domain-containing protein yields the protein MRALLLPVLALTPVWAKAPAPPRLLSQTGLYAAPGVVAARNLAYAPQYPLWTDGAAKARWIHLPAAIDGRDEAGWVFPVGTKAWKEFAFGGRKVETRLLWKTGPRTWVFASYAWNEAQTDAVLVPEGGLPDAAEVAPGLRHGIPSRADCRDCHGQERVEVLGFTALQLSPDRDPGALHGEPLRPGMVTLKELVARRLLQGARPDLLTRPPRIEAEPATRTALGYLQANCATCHRADRPIPGLDLDLRPQAALRTALAPGSFPVPGQPESRILSPGHPERSALLHRMASRNPVAQMPPLGTVRVDRAAVDHVRRWIADLPLVPSH from the coding sequence ATGCGCGCCCTCCTCCTTCCGGTCCTGGCCCTGACGCCTGTGTGGGCGAAGGCGCCAGCCCCGCCCCGCCTGCTCTCCCAGACCGGCCTCTACGCCGCTCCGGGCGTGGTAGCGGCCCGGAACCTGGCCTACGCGCCCCAGTACCCGCTGTGGACCGACGGCGCCGCCAAGGCCCGGTGGATCCACCTGCCGGCGGCCATCGACGGCCGCGACGAGGCGGGCTGGGTGTTCCCCGTGGGCACCAAGGCCTGGAAGGAGTTCGCCTTCGGGGGCCGCAAGGTGGAGACGCGCCTGCTCTGGAAGACCGGGCCCAGGACCTGGGTCTTCGCCAGCTACGCCTGGAACGAGGCGCAGACAGACGCCGTCCTCGTGCCCGAAGGCGGGCTGCCGGATGCCGCCGAGGTGGCCCCGGGCCTGCGCCATGGCATCCCCTCGCGGGCGGACTGCCGGGACTGCCACGGTCAGGAGCGGGTGGAGGTCCTGGGCTTCACGGCCCTCCAGCTCTCCCCGGACCGGGACCCCGGGGCCCTCCACGGGGAGCCCCTCCGCCCCGGCATGGTCACGCTGAAGGAGCTGGTGGCCCGACGCCTCCTCCAGGGCGCCCGGCCGGACCTCCTCACCCGGCCGCCCCGCATCGAGGCGGAACCCGCCACCCGCACGGCCCTGGGCTACCTCCAGGCCAACTGCGCCACCTGCCACCGGGCGGACCGGCCCATCCCGGGTTTGGACCTGGACCTGCGCCCCCAGGCCGCCCTCCGCACGGCCCTGGCGCCCGGCAGCTTCCCCGTGCCCGGCCAGCCCGAGAGCCGCATCCTCAGCCCCGGCCACCCGGAGCGCAGCGCCCTGCTCCACCGCATGGCCTCGCGCAACCCCGTGGCCCAGATGCCGCCCCTGGGCACCGTGCGCGTGGACCGGGCCGCCGTGGACCATGTCCGCCGCTGGATCGCCGACCTGCCCCTCGTACCGTCCCACTGA
- a CDS encoding thiamine pyrophosphate-dependent dehydrogenase E1 component subunit alpha: MSLSTTPQPGPTRPELLAAMLRIRAYEERIVAFHAAGPFPNVCTSVGQEAAAVGVVSALRTEDQILTNHRSAGHLLARGADPGRMLAEVMGRSTGYCQGRSGTLHISVKELGVVLTSTIVGGELSLAPGVALSRAMLGGEGIVVCFFGDGAACEGIFHESLNLASVWNLPVLYVCENNQWQAFVHRKETMVGDHVAPWAAPYGIDSLTVDGNDVESVRKAALHAAAQVRETRRPFLLEAWTYRQRGHMEPHDQSYVDPAELEAWMAKDPISRLEARLLADGELTTADLEVLHAEARRAIDEAAEFASTSPYPDPSDLAAGVYA; this comes from the coding sequence ATGAGCCTGTCCACCACCCCCCAACCCGGCCCCACCCGCCCGGAGCTGCTCGCGGCCATGCTGCGCATCCGGGCCTACGAAGAGAGGATCGTGGCCTTCCACGCCGCGGGTCCTTTCCCCAATGTCTGCACCTCCGTGGGGCAGGAGGCCGCTGCCGTGGGCGTGGTCTCCGCGCTGCGCACCGAGGACCAGATCCTCACCAACCACCGCAGCGCCGGCCACCTGCTGGCCCGCGGCGCCGACCCCGGCCGCATGCTGGCCGAGGTCATGGGCCGCAGCACGGGCTACTGCCAGGGCCGCAGCGGCACCCTGCACATCTCCGTGAAGGAGCTGGGCGTGGTACTCACCTCCACCATCGTGGGCGGCGAGCTGTCCCTGGCTCCGGGCGTGGCCCTGTCCCGCGCCATGCTGGGCGGCGAGGGCATCGTCGTCTGCTTCTTCGGCGATGGGGCCGCCTGCGAGGGCATCTTCCACGAATCGCTGAACCTGGCGTCGGTCTGGAACCTGCCCGTGCTCTACGTCTGCGAGAACAACCAGTGGCAGGCCTTCGTCCACCGGAAGGAGACCATGGTGGGCGACCACGTGGCCCCCTGGGCCGCGCCCTACGGCATCGACAGCCTCACCGTGGACGGCAACGACGTGGAGTCCGTGCGCAAGGCCGCCCTCCATGCCGCGGCCCAGGTGCGCGAGACGCGCCGCCCCTTCCTGCTGGAGGCCTGGACCTACCGCCAGCGCGGCCACATGGAGCCCCACGACCAGTCCTACGTGGACCCCGCCGAGCTCGAGGCCTGGATGGCCAAGGACCCCATCAGCCGCCTGGAGGCCCGCCTCCTGGCCGACGGCGAGCTGACCACAGCCGATCTCGAAGTGCTCCATGCCGAGGCCCGCCGCGCCATCGACGAGGCCGCCGAGTTCGCCTCCACCTCCCCCTATCCCGATCCTTCCGACCTCGCCGCCGGCGTCTACGCCTGA
- a CDS encoding alpha-ketoacid dehydrogenase subunit beta, whose translation MTQMTFHDAVEAALHEEMARDPRVLMFGEGTATKRKGLLKAFGPQRVRNTPLAEGIIAGTAAGAAATGLRPVVDLLFAPFLCFAMDELVNSAGKLRYMSGGQFSFPMVALAMTGGGWSVGAQHNHNLEAWFVHAPGLKVVMPSTPADAKGLMKAAIRDENPVLFFMDIGLAFAPGEVPEDEALIPLGQAAIRREGSDVTLISYAKTVHTCLAAAEALAEQGVSAEVLDLRTLKPLDEATILASVRKTGRVVIVHEASRLCGVGAEVAALISEQAFEALRAPIIRLTGPDAPAPASYPLEQAFAPQADAIVGAAAGLVARTLEAAPIW comes from the coding sequence ATGACCCAGATGACCTTCCACGACGCCGTCGAAGCCGCCCTCCACGAGGAGATGGCCCGCGACCCCCGCGTGCTCATGTTCGGCGAGGGCACCGCCACCAAGCGCAAGGGCCTGCTCAAGGCCTTCGGGCCTCAGCGCGTGCGCAACACGCCCCTGGCCGAGGGCATCATCGCCGGCACCGCGGCGGGCGCCGCCGCCACGGGGCTGCGCCCGGTGGTGGACCTGCTCTTCGCGCCCTTCCTCTGCTTCGCCATGGACGAGCTGGTGAACAGCGCGGGCAAGCTGCGCTACATGTCCGGCGGCCAGTTCTCCTTCCCCATGGTGGCGCTGGCCATGACCGGCGGCGGCTGGAGCGTCGGCGCCCAGCACAACCACAACCTGGAGGCCTGGTTCGTCCACGCCCCCGGCCTCAAGGTGGTGATGCCGTCCACGCCTGCCGACGCCAAGGGCCTCATGAAGGCGGCCATCCGCGACGAGAACCCGGTGCTCTTCTTCATGGACATCGGCCTGGCCTTCGCGCCCGGCGAGGTGCCCGAGGACGAGGCGCTGATCCCGCTGGGCCAGGCCGCCATCCGCCGCGAAGGCAGCGACGTCACCCTCATCTCCTACGCCAAGACCGTCCACACCTGCCTGGCCGCCGCGGAGGCCCTGGCGGAGCAGGGCGTCTCCGCGGAGGTCCTCGACCTGCGCACCCTCAAGCCCCTAGACGAGGCCACCATCCTGGCCTCCGTCCGCAAGACGGGTCGCGTCGTCATCGTCCACGAGGCCAGCCGCCTCTGCGGCGTGGGCGCCGAGGTGGCCGCCCTGATCTCCGAGCAGGCCTTCGAGGCCCTGCGGGCCCCCATCATCCGCCTCACGGGACCCGACGCCCCGGCCCCCGCCAGCTATCCCCTGGAGCAGGCCTTCGCCCCCCAGGCGGACGCCATCGTCGGGGCCGCGGCCGGGCTCGTGGCCCGGACCCTGGAGGCGGCGCCGATCTGGTGA
- the meaB gene encoding methylmalonyl Co-A mutase-associated GTPase MeaB: MPSCSDLLEPLRRGEPRALGRAISWMENGHPEARDLMARLWPHLGGASVIGITGPPGAGKSTLTDQLARTLRAEGQKVGILAVDPTSPFSGGAILGDRIRMQRIAADPGIFIRSMATRGALGGLARATQDAIDLLDAAGFDTVIVETVGVGQDEVDVVACVQTCCVVLVPGMGDEIQAIKAGIMEVADLFVINKADRDGADQVEQELTAMKSMAATRPWDPPVLRTVAQRGEGVAELLAQVRGHGAWLRAHGGLARKARERARLRFESLLAEAALRRARAQAGPARLEAAIQAIADRSLDPYTAVADILGEG; the protein is encoded by the coding sequence ATGCCTTCCTGTTCCGATCTCCTGGAGCCCCTGCGCCGCGGGGAGCCGCGGGCCCTGGGCCGGGCCATCTCCTGGATGGAAAATGGCCACCCCGAAGCCCGCGATCTGATGGCCCGGCTCTGGCCCCACCTGGGCGGGGCATCGGTGATCGGCATCACAGGCCCGCCGGGGGCCGGGAAGAGCACCCTCACGGACCAGCTGGCCCGGACGCTGCGGGCCGAGGGCCAGAAGGTGGGCATCCTCGCCGTGGATCCCACCTCGCCCTTCAGCGGCGGTGCCATCCTGGGCGACCGCATCCGCATGCAGCGCATCGCGGCGGATCCGGGCATCTTCATCCGCAGCATGGCCACCCGCGGGGCCCTGGGCGGGCTGGCGCGCGCCACCCAGGACGCCATCGACCTGCTGGACGCGGCGGGCTTCGACACGGTGATCGTCGAGACCGTGGGCGTGGGGCAGGACGAGGTCGACGTGGTGGCCTGCGTCCAGACCTGCTGTGTGGTGCTGGTGCCGGGCATGGGCGACGAGATCCAGGCCATCAAGGCCGGCATCATGGAGGTGGCGGACCTCTTCGTGATCAACAAGGCCGACCGCGATGGGGCCGATCAGGTGGAACAGGAGCTGACGGCCATGAAGTCCATGGCGGCCACGCGGCCCTGGGATCCGCCGGTGCTCCGCACCGTGGCCCAGCGGGGCGAGGGCGTGGCGGAGCTGCTGGCGCAGGTGCGCGGGCACGGCGCCTGGCTGCGGGCCCACGGCGGCCTGGCCCGGAAGGCCCGGGAGCGGGCCCGGCTGCGCTTCGAGTCCCTGCTGGCCGAGGCCGCCCTGCGCCGGGCCCGGGCCCAGGCCGGCCCCGCCCGGCTCGAGGCGGCCATCCAGGCCATCGCCGACCGCAGCCTGGATCCTTACACGGCCGTGGCCGACATCCTCGGCGAAGGCTGA
- the aguB gene encoding N-carbamoylputrescine amidase — translation MSESRSQPASLVRVAALQCAFTDSLEQNVARVEGLVREAAATGAHVILPSELFEGPYFCREEKDAFFDWAKPVAGHPTLARFQALAKELGVVIPVSFFERDGHAFYNSLAMVDADGALLGVYRKSHIPDGPGYEEKFYFRPGNTGFKVWPTRFGKLGVGICWDQWYPECARAMMLLGAEILLYPTAIGTEPENPELDTKDLWQRAMIGHAVSNVVPVVAANRIGLEGDQTFYGHSFIANHRGDKVAELGRRESGVITADLDLDEIRRNRASFGFFRDRRPELYGIITQA, via the coding sequence ATGAGCGAATCCAGGAGCCAGCCGGCGAGCCTCGTCCGGGTCGCCGCCCTCCAGTGCGCCTTCACCGACAGCCTCGAGCAGAATGTCGCCCGGGTGGAGGGCCTCGTCCGCGAAGCGGCAGCCACCGGCGCCCACGTCATCCTGCCTTCGGAGCTGTTCGAGGGCCCCTACTTCTGCCGCGAGGAGAAGGACGCCTTCTTCGATTGGGCGAAGCCCGTGGCGGGCCATCCCACCCTCGCCCGGTTCCAGGCCCTGGCGAAGGAGCTGGGCGTGGTGATCCCCGTCTCCTTCTTCGAGCGGGACGGCCACGCCTTCTACAACAGCCTGGCCATGGTGGATGCGGACGGCGCCCTGCTCGGCGTCTACCGCAAGAGCCACATCCCCGACGGTCCGGGCTACGAGGAGAAGTTCTACTTCCGGCCCGGCAACACCGGCTTCAAGGTCTGGCCGACCCGCTTCGGGAAGCTGGGCGTGGGGATCTGCTGGGACCAGTGGTACCCCGAGTGCGCCCGGGCCATGATGCTGCTGGGCGCAGAGATCCTGCTCTACCCCACGGCCATCGGCACCGAGCCCGAGAACCCCGAGCTGGATACCAAGGATCTGTGGCAGCGGGCCATGATCGGCCACGCCGTGTCCAACGTGGTGCCCGTGGTGGCCGCCAACCGCATCGGCCTGGAAGGCGACCAGACCTTCTACGGCCACTCCTTCATCGCAAACCATCGCGGCGACAAGGTGGCCGAGCTGGGCCGCAGGGAATCCGGGGTGATCACGGCAGACCTGGATCTCGACGAGATCCGCCGCAACCGCGCCTCCTTCGGCTTCTTCCGGGACCGCCGACCGGAGCTCTACGGCATCATCACCCAGGCCTGA